In Sneathia sanguinegens, the following proteins share a genomic window:
- the mvaD gene encoding diphosphomevalonate decarboxylase, with protein sequence MDSKSIAYMNIAMIKYWCKNKYDPYLKPLVSSISLLSKKFYTETKIEKNSKDIFILNGEIQNEEETKKIFSFVNKIVPKREKIKIVSKNTMPTAAGLASSASAYCALTKELNRYFNLNFNKQKIAKVASIGSGSASRSLYNICAFTKYGDIYEIKSKLNLAMFVILISKDKKKISSRLAMQRCKETSPLIGTWMKNNEIYFKNAKRALKNNDFNTLGENMEKSTELMHLTMKTASPSFTYLNEESEKAIEYVKKIRENRGIEIYYTTDAGPNVKVLFQEKDRKKVYDILEKQFGKRIVEC encoded by the coding sequence TTGGATAGTAAGAGTATAGCATATATGAATATAGCCATGATAAAATATTGGTGTAAGAATAAATATGATCCATATCTAAAACCTTTGGTTTCAAGTATATCACTTTTATCAAAAAAATTTTATACTGAAACAAAAATAGAAAAAAATTCTAAGGATATATTCATATTAAATGGGGAAATACAAAATGAAGAAGAAACTAAAAAAATTTTTTCCTTTGTAAATAAAATAGTTCCTAAAAGAGAAAAAATAAAAATAGTTAGTAAAAATACCATGCCAACTGCAGCTGGTTTAGCCTCAAGTGCTTCTGCTTATTGTGCATTAACAAAAGAGCTTAATAGATATTTTAATTTGAATTTTAATAAGCAAAAAATAGCCAAGGTTGCAAGTATAGGTTCAGGTTCTGCTAGCAGGTCTTTATATAATATTTGTGCTTTTACAAAATATGGAGATATATATGAAATAAAAAGCAAGTTAAACTTAGCAATGTTTGTAATCTTAATTTCTAAAGATAAAAAGAAAATTTCTAGTAGACTTGCTATGCAAAGATGTAAAGAGACCTCGCCATTAATAGGGACTTGGATGAAAAATAATGAAATATATTTTAAAAATGCAAAAAGAGCTTTGAAAAATAATGATTTTAATACTTTAGGTGAAAATATGGAAAAAAGTACAGAATTAATGCATTTAACAATGAAAACTGCAAGCCCTTCTTTTACATATTTGAATGAGGAAAGTGAAAAAGCAATAGAATATGTAAAAAAGATAAGAGAAAATAGGGGTATTGAAATATATTATACTACTGATGCAGGGCCTAATGTTAAGGTCTTATTTCAAGAAAAAGATAGAAAAAAAGTATATGATATTTTAGAAAAACAATTTGGAAAAAGGATAGTAGAATGTTAG
- a CDS encoding mevalonate kinase — protein sequence MLVKAMSKIYLAGEYAILMPGSFAILAPVKKYTYLEIEKSDEESVESTVEDKQELLKYAREQAFIFAKKYEKFNYKYTTDLYTKGTKFGLGSSASVVVVTIKAILEYMKIKYTKADLFILSVRALRKAGNRGSMGDVACICYEDLILYQSIDENEKYMIKKIKPKGLLKITAFWSGKPASTAKQISPIRKWYNTEEFLNFVNISNKYTLELEKSISQGLGNNLISCVEKLRLNLIYLENFSKILIHSKELNKYILNYPGRKTSGSGKGDFAIELRLEDVEKRSAYEICLRV from the coding sequence ATGTTAGTTAAAGCAATGTCAAAAATATATTTAGCAGGTGAGTACGCAATTTTAATGCCGGGCTCGTTTGCAATTCTTGCACCTGTTAAAAAATATACATATTTAGAAATAGAAAAATCAGATGAAGAAAGTGTCGAAAGTACAGTTGAAGATAAGCAAGAACTATTAAAATATGCAAGAGAACAAGCCTTCATATTTGCAAAAAAATATGAAAAATTTAACTATAAATACACAACAGATCTATATACTAAGGGAACAAAGTTTGGTTTAGGTTCATCTGCCAGTGTTGTAGTGGTAACTATAAAAGCAATATTAGAATATATGAAAATTAAATATACAAAGGCAGATCTTTTCATTTTATCTGTTAGAGCTTTGAGAAAAGCAGGTAATAGAGGTTCTATGGGCGATGTCGCTTGCATCTGTTATGAAGATTTAATTCTGTATCAAAGCATAGATGAAAATGAAAAATATATGATAAAAAAAATAAAACCTAAAGGACTACTTAAAATAACAGCATTTTGGAGTGGTAAGCCAGCAAGTACAGCAAAGCAAATAAGTCCAATAAGGAAATGGTATAATACAGAAGAATTTTTAAATTTTGTTAATATCTCAAATAAATATACCTTAGAATTAGAAAAAAGTATAAGTCAGGGCTTGGGAAATAATTTAATATCTTGTGTAGAAAAACTAAGACTTAATTTGATATACTTGGAAAATTTTAGTAAAATATTAATACATAGTAAGGAATTAAATAAATATATTTTGAACTATCCTGGAAGAAAAACAAGTGGTTCAGGTAAGGGAGATTTTGCTATAGAATTGAGGTTAGAAGATGTTGAAAAAAGATCAGCATATGAAATATGCCTTAGAGTGTAA
- the fni gene encoding type 2 isopentenyl-diphosphate Delta-isomerase, with translation MLKKDQHMKYALECKTKDTLANIKLIYVSLPKVNIDEVDIKTKFCGLEFTYPFFINAMTGGSEKANVINRRLEYICKKLDIFFFSGSFSPALKDASYYYPKGQGINIGADKSVDEMKKAVEKTESKILQIHLNPIQEFMMLDGTTNFAKWNENIRQALENISVPIILKETGFGMSKQTLEKLKTMGVKTVDISSQGGTNFAYIEDRRRKLKREYLYDLGYNLKQSLINAQEYMDDIEIIASGGIENPLQIVKCLAMGAKAVGISGYILKLLEQKNDDEIISIFKQWIYEIKAIIAITDSKNLEELKNKWEDMKC, from the coding sequence ATGTTGAAAAAAGATCAGCATATGAAATATGCCTTAGAGTGTAAAACAAAGGATACTTTAGCTAATATTAAATTAATATATGTTAGTCTGCCAAAAGTAAATATAGATGAGGTAGATATTAAAACAAAATTTTGTGGTTTGGAATTTACATATCCTTTCTTCATAAATGCAATGACTGGAGGAAGTGAAAAGGCAAATGTAATTAATAGAAGATTGGAATATATTTGTAAAAAATTGGACATTTTCTTTTTTTCAGGTTCATTTAGTCCTGCTTTGAAGGATGCTTCATATTATTATCCTAAAGGTCAGGGTATAAATATAGGGGCAGATAAAAGTGTTGATGAGATGAAAAAAGCTGTTGAAAAAACTGAATCTAAAATATTACAAATACATTTGAATCCAATACAAGAATTTATGATGCTTGATGGGACTACAAATTTTGCTAAATGGAATGAAAATATAAGGCAAGCACTTGAAAATATATCTGTTCCAATAATTTTAAAAGAAACAGGTTTTGGTATGTCAAAGCAAACATTAGAAAAATTAAAAACTATGGGTGTAAAAACTGTAGATATTAGTTCACAAGGTGGAACTAATTTTGCATATATTGAGGATAGAAGAAGAAAGCTAAAAAGAGAATATCTCTATGACTTAGGATATAATTTAAAGCAAAGTTTAATTAATGCCCAAGAGTATATGGATGATATAGAAATAATAGCTTCAGGAGGTATAGAAAATCCTTTGCAAATTGTAAAATGTTTGGCTATGGGAGCAAAGGCTGTAGGAATATCTGGGTATATTTTAAAATTATTAGAACAAAAAAATGATGATGAAATAATATCTATATTCAAGCAATGGATATATGAAATTAAAGCAATTATAGCAATAACAGATTCAAAAAATTTGGAAGAATTAAAAAATAAATGGGAGGATATGAAATGTTAA
- the groL gene encoding chaperonin GroEL (60 kDa chaperone family; promotes refolding of misfolded polypeptides especially under stressful conditions; forms two stacked rings of heptamers to form a barrel-shaped 14mer; ends can be capped by GroES; misfolded proteins enter the barrel where they are refolded when GroES binds): MSKIIKFDESARESLKKGVNILVDSVKVTLGPKGRNVVLDRGFGAPIITNDGVTIAREIELEDVIENMGAQIVKEVATKANDIAGDGTTTATVLAGCIINQGLEVVSKGKNPVLIRKGIEKTGAEVLRRLKDLSRPVASDNEIKNVATVSANNEHIGELILKAIEKVGKTGVLTVEESRSLETNLEIVEGMQFDNGYMSAYMVNDTQRMTANMENPYILLTDKKINSMKEILPLLEKVIETSKPLVIIADDIEAEVIATLVVNKIRGSLNVVCVKAPAFGSRRKEMLEDIAILTGAQVISEDKAMKLEDASVEDLGQAKNVNITKEKTTIVDGKGYKGEIKARQEQIKAQIEQTTSEYDKEKLRERLGKLSDGIGVIRVGAATETEMKEMKMRIEDALSSTKAAIEEGVVIGGGTALAKISAAMKDFTLSGEEQIGCEIVKRAMYEPLRQIILNAGLEAEKIIEKLITTEENVGFDASAEEYVDMVQKGILDPAKVTRAAVQNAISAGAIFITTEVAIADEKKDENNKMMG, translated from the coding sequence GTGAGCAAAATTATTAAATTTGATGAAAGTGCAAGAGAATCTTTAAAAAAAGGAGTTAATATTTTAGTTGATTCTGTTAAGGTAACTTTAGGACCTAAGGGAAGAAATGTTGTATTAGATAGGGGCTTTGGAGCACCTATTATTACAAATGATGGAGTTACTATAGCAAGAGAAATTGAATTAGAAGATGTTATAGAAAATATGGGAGCACAAATTGTAAAAGAAGTTGCAACTAAGGCAAATGATATAGCAGGTGATGGTACAACTACGGCTACAGTTTTGGCAGGATGTATTATCAATCAAGGTTTAGAAGTTGTATCTAAGGGTAAAAATCCTGTGTTAATAAGAAAAGGTATAGAAAAAACAGGAGCAGAAGTTTTACGTAGATTAAAAGATTTATCAAGACCTGTAGCATCTGATAATGAAATAAAAAATGTTGCTACAGTATCAGCTAATAATGAACATATAGGAGAGTTGATTTTAAAAGCCATAGAAAAAGTTGGTAAAACAGGAGTTTTAACAGTTGAAGAATCTAGATCACTTGAAACAAATTTGGAAATTGTTGAAGGAATGCAATTTGATAATGGATATATGTCAGCATACATGGTTAATGATACACAAAGAATGACAGCAAATATGGAAAATCCATATATATTATTAACAGATAAAAAAATAAATAGTATGAAAGAAATTTTACCTTTACTTGAAAAGGTAATTGAAACTTCAAAACCTTTAGTAATAATAGCAGATGATATAGAAGCAGAAGTTATAGCTACTCTTGTAGTTAATAAGATAAGAGGTTCTTTGAATGTTGTTTGTGTTAAAGCACCAGCCTTTGGTTCTAGAAGAAAGGAAATGCTTGAAGATATTGCTATTTTAACAGGAGCTCAAGTAATTTCAGAAGATAAGGCTATGAAATTAGAAGATGCAAGCGTAGAAGATTTGGGACAAGCAAAAAATGTTAATATAACAAAGGAAAAAACTACAATAGTAGATGGTAAAGGTTATAAAGGTGAAATTAAAGCAAGACAAGAACAAATAAAAGCACAAATAGAACAAACAACATCAGAATATGATAAGGAAAAATTAAGAGAAAGATTAGGAAAACTTTCAGATGGTATTGGAGTTATAAGAGTTGGTGCTGCAACTGAAACTGAAATGAAAGAAATGAAAATGAGAATAGAAGATGCCTTATCATCAACTAAGGCTGCTATAGAAGAAGGAGTAGTTATAGGTGGAGGAACAGCATTAGCTAAAATTTCAGCTGCTATGAAAGATTTCACTTTATCAGGAGAAGAACAAATAGGTTGTGAAATAGTAAAAAGAGCTATGTATGAACCTTTAAGACAAATTATTCTTAATGCTGGTTTAGAAGCAGAAAAAATAATAGAAAAACTAATAACAACTGAAGAAAATGTTGGATTTGATGCTTCAGCAGAAGAATATGTAGATATGGTACAAAAGGGTATATTAGATCCAGCAAAGGTTACAAGAGCAGCAGTACAGAATGCAATTTCTGCAGGAGCTATATTTATAACTACTGAAGTTGCAATAGCAGATGAAAAGAAAGATGAAAATAATAAAATGATGGGGTAG
- a CDS encoding pyridoxal phosphate-dependent aminotransferase: protein MDFSNRIKNMQYSPVRKLVPLADKARSEGVTVFGFHIGQPDVKTPDSFFNGVTNYQEKIVKYTNSQGLPELLTAFSESYKRNNINLDEEELVVTNGGSEALEFAITTICNAGDEVLVPEPYYSNYDSFLRKSDAKLVPIVTTLEKKYRLPEKKEIEKLITAKTKAILFSNPCNPTGVVLTENELNILKELALEHELYLISDEVYKQFIYEKSTKFISIMNIKGIEDRAIMVDSISKHYSVCGARIGVVASRNRELMAQILKLCQARLSVSTIEQYATTSLLGGIDLYMSEVRKEYKRRRDTLCYELSKIKGISLCKPDSAFYVLVKLPVKDVEEFAKWLLTDFRYEKQTIMFATGAGFYSIEHHDKGKQEARFSFCTYNPKDIIRGIEVLKKALEVYKG, encoded by the coding sequence ATGGATTTTTCAAATAGAATAAAGAATATGCAATATTCACCAGTTAGAAAATTAGTGCCTTTGGCAGATAAAGCTAGAAGTGAAGGTGTAACAGTTTTTGGTTTTCATATAGGACAACCGGATGTAAAAACACCAGATTCATTTTTTAATGGTGTCACAAATTATCAAGAGAAAATAGTAAAATATACAAATTCACAAGGATTACCAGAACTTTTAACAGCTTTTTCAGAATCATATAAAAGGAATAATATAAATTTAGATGAAGAAGAATTAGTTGTAACTAATGGTGGAAGTGAAGCCTTAGAATTTGCTATAACAACTATTTGTAATGCAGGAGATGAGGTTTTGGTTCCAGAACCATATTATTCTAATTATGATAGTTTCTTAAGAAAATCAGATGCTAAATTAGTACCTATAGTGACTACCTTAGAAAAAAAATATAGATTACCAGAAAAAAAAGAAATAGAAAAATTAATAACAGCTAAAACAAAGGCCATTCTATTTTCTAATCCCTGCAATCCTACAGGTGTAGTGTTGACAGAAAATGAATTGAATATTCTAAAAGAATTGGCATTAGAACATGAATTATATCTAATTTCAGATGAAGTTTACAAACAATTTATCTATGAAAAATCTACAAAATTTATATCAATTATGAATATAAAAGGTATAGAAGATAGAGCAATAATGGTAGATAGTATATCAAAGCATTATAGTGTTTGTGGTGCAAGAATAGGAGTTGTTGCCTCTAGAAATAGAGAATTAATGGCACAAATTTTAAAATTATGTCAGGCAAGATTATCAGTTTCAACTATAGAACAATATGCAACTACTAGCTTATTAGGTGGTATAGATTTATATATGTCAGAGGTTAGAAAAGAATATAAAAGAAGAAGAGATACTCTTTGTTATGAACTTAGTAAAATTAAGGGAATTAGTTTATGTAAACCAGATAGTGCCTTTTATGTTTTGGTAAAATTACCAGTTAAAGATGTTGAAGAATTTGCTAAATGGCTTTTAACAGATTTTAGATATGAAAAGCAGACAATTATGTTCGCAACGGGTGCAGGGTTTTATTCTATTGAACATCACGATAAAGGAAAGCAAGAAGCAAGATTTTCTTTTTGTACATACAATCCTAAGGATATAATAAGAGGAATAGAAGTATTAAAAAAAGCGTTAGAAGTATATAAAGGATAG
- a CDS encoding pyridoxal phosphate-dependent aminotransferase: protein MKSKVNSIIENIEISKIRQIAFKMNAYEDGINLTIGEPSQDLPDCVKIEMACRLLNDKIGYAPTGGMPELKQEIVKFYNKYFGGKYKEENCLITVGSTEGLSTFIRSLIGEGDEVIMPTPTYPGYAPNIKLQKGIEVYLDTSADNFKLKASTLEKAINKKTKAIILTYPNNPAGICIDAEEMDKIADVIRRHDIYVLSDEIYASLAFEKYNSFAKYHDLLDKVVIINGFSKSHSMTGYRLGYMLASKYFIDNFIKVSQYTTTGITTIAQYGGIKALQVCPTREDIVKENKERMDFFAKGLEKIGFKVIKPEGAFYLFADYRKLSNKKSMDFVNEIVENLHIGIVPGECFMVEGFVRFSITKDIPELQKALDRMEKYFNE, encoded by the coding sequence ATGAAAAGTAAAGTTAATAGTATCATAGAAAATATAGAAATTTCAAAAATAAGACAAATAGCATTTAAAATGAATGCTTATGAAGATGGAATAAATTTAACTATAGGCGAGCCATCGCAAGATTTGCCAGATTGTGTAAAAATAGAAATGGCATGTAGATTATTGAACGATAAAATAGGTTATGCCCCAACAGGAGGTATGCCAGAATTAAAGCAAGAAATAGTTAAATTCTATAATAAATATTTTGGTGGAAAATATAAAGAAGAAAATTGTTTAATAACAGTTGGGTCTACTGAAGGGCTTTCAACTTTTATTAGATCATTAATAGGTGAAGGAGATGAGGTCATTATGCCTACTCCTACTTATCCAGGTTATGCACCTAATATAAAATTGCAAAAAGGAATAGAAGTATATCTTGATACAAGTGCAGATAATTTCAAATTGAAGGCTAGTACCTTGGAAAAAGCAATAAATAAAAAGACAAAGGCAATAATATTGACTTATCCCAATAATCCAGCAGGAATTTGTATAGATGCAGAAGAAATGGATAAGATAGCCGATGTAATAAGAAGACATGACATTTATGTATTGAGTGATGAAATTTATGCTTCATTAGCTTTTGAAAAATATAATTCTTTTGCAAAATATCATGATTTATTAGATAAGGTTGTAATAATTAATGGATTTTCAAAATCACATTCAATGACAGGATATAGACTAGGCTATATGTTAGCATCAAAATATTTTATTGATAATTTTATAAAAGTTAGTCAATATACAACAACAGGGATTACAACTATAGCTCAATATGGTGGTATAAAAGCTTTACAAGTTTGCCCAACTAGGGAAGATATAGTAAAAGAAAATAAGGAAAGAATGGATTTTTTTGCAAAAGGTTTAGAAAAAATAGGGTTTAAGGTTATAAAACCAGAAGGAGCATTTTACTTATTTGCAGATTATAGAAAATTATCAAATAAAAAATCTATGGATTTTGTAAATGAAATAGTAGAAAATTTGCACATAGGTATAGTTCCCGGAGAATGCTTTATGGTAGAGGGCTTTGTTAGATTTTCAATAACAAAAGATATACCAGAATTACAAAAAGCCCTTGATAGAATGGAGAAATATTTTAATGAGTAA
- a CDS encoding DUF441 domain-containing protein, whose product MSKYILLIIIALLSIFSKNKIMLYATLTVLILALLPYHEKNLNIAKTMGIRIGLYVITVAILAPIALGMISFDQLGKTLVGYKGIIAIIAGIGTSILSTKGIQIQVINPQIVIAVSIGTIVGLVVFKGTASGPIIASGATYAIFQLIDKFK is encoded by the coding sequence ATGAGTAAGTATATATTGTTAATAATAATAGCGTTATTAAGCATATTTAGTAAGAATAAAATAATGCTTTATGCGACACTTACAGTTTTAATATTAGCACTACTTCCATATCATGAAAAAAATCTTAATATTGCAAAGACTATGGGTATACGAATAGGGCTATACGTCATAACGGTTGCAATATTAGCACCTATTGCACTTGGTATGATAAGTTTCGATCAGTTAGGTAAGACTTTAGTTGGATATAAAGGGATAATAGCAATAATAGCAGGTATTGGTACTTCTATACTATCAACTAAAGGTATACAAATACAAGTAATTAATCCACAAATAGTAATAGCAGTTAGTATAGGAACAATAGTAGGGTTAGTTGTGTTTAAAGGGACAGCATCTGGCCCTATTATCGCAAGTGGAGCAACTTATGCAATTTTTCAATTAATAGATAAGTTTAAATAA
- the coaBC gene encoding bifunctional phosphopantothenoylcysteine decarboxylase/phosphopantothenate--cysteine ligase CoaBC — protein sequence MKMVLIIVSSSIACYKAVDVCSSLKKLGYNIKVIMTKNATKMISPLIFETLTKNKVYVDMFCDKDSNYVSHIQLVKEASKVIVLPATANLIAKMANGIADDFASTALLVAKPKDIMVFPAMNTNMYENCITQKNISTLRNYGMSIIEPVTGHLACDDIGKGKLPDVLDIVEIISFELEKNNELKDKNILITAGGTKEKIDPVRYISNNSSGKMGYSLAKMASLMGAKVTLVSTRKDLKVPINLKEVIYCDSAKEMYNIVMSKKDDMDYIIKCAAVSDFRVKNISDKKIKKDTMKEFKLELELNKDILLELSKVKERKYILVGFAAESDNIMENAKIKLKKKNLDYLVLNDISDKNIGFNSNYNEVYIFNKDGDVKKIEKDIKDNIAKKILETIKGGLWAKHY from the coding sequence ATGAAAATGGTTTTAATAATAGTAAGCAGTAGCATAGCTTGCTATAAGGCAGTTGATGTTTGTTCTAGCTTAAAAAAACTAGGGTATAACATTAAGGTTATTATGACAAAGAATGCTACTAAGATGATAAGTCCATTAATATTTGAAACTTTAACTAAGAATAAGGTATATGTAGATATGTTTTGCGATAAGGACTCTAATTATGTATCGCATATACAATTAGTAAAAGAAGCAAGTAAAGTAATAGTATTACCTGCAACAGCTAATCTTATAGCAAAAATGGCAAATGGAATAGCAGATGATTTTGCAAGTACAGCACTTTTGGTTGCAAAGCCTAAGGATATTATGGTGTTTCCTGCAATGAATACAAATATGTATGAAAATTGTATAACACAAAAAAATATATCTACATTAAGAAATTATGGAATGAGTATTATTGAACCAGTAACTGGGCATTTAGCCTGTGATGATATAGGTAAGGGTAAATTGCCAGATGTTTTGGATATAGTAGAAATAATATCATTTGAACTTGAAAAAAATAATGAATTAAAGGATAAAAATATTTTAATAACAGCTGGAGGAACTAAAGAAAAAATAGATCCTGTTAGATATATATCAAATAATTCAAGTGGTAAAATGGGCTATAGTTTAGCAAAAATGGCAAGCTTGATGGGTGCTAAAGTAACTTTGGTGTCTACAAGAAAAGATTTGAAAGTACCAATAAATTTGAAAGAAGTAATCTATTGTGATAGTGCAAAAGAAATGTATAATATAGTAATGAGTAAAAAAGATGATATGGACTATATTATTAAATGTGCAGCTGTATCAGATTTTAGAGTTAAAAATATAAGTGATAAAAAAATCAAAAAAGATACTATGAAAGAATTTAAGCTTGAACTAGAACTTAACAAAGATATATTATTAGAATTATCTAAGGTCAAAGAAAGAAAATATATTTTGGTTGGCTTTGCAGCAGAATCAGATAATATTATGGAAAATGCAAAGATTAAATTAAAGAAGAAGAATCTTGACTATTTGGTATTAAATGATATATCAGATAAAAATATAGGTTTTAATTCTAACTACAATGAAGTATATATCTTTAATAAAGATGGGGATGTTAAAAAAATTGAAAAGGATATAAAAGATAATATAGCTAAGAAAATCTTAGAAACTATAAAGGGGGGTCTATGGGCGAAACATTATTAA
- the pepT gene encoding peptidase T, with amino-acid sequence MGETLLKRFIRYAKINTRSDEKSSTIPSTKVQENFLFMLKSELEELGLEDVHITKGWFLTATLPANTTKKYAKVGFISHVDTADFNSIGVNPQIIEKYDGSDIVLNKEKNIVMTVEKFPNLKKYIGKTLVTTDGTTLLGSDDKSGIVAILDAIIYLLKHPEIEHGEIRIAFGPDEEIGRGADSFDIKDFNCDYAYTLDGGPLGELEYESFNAAQIEYKIEGVSVHPGTAKDQMINANLIAVELASMFPKNEVPEKTEGYEGFYLLHNMETRIEEANMTYIIRDHDKKKFEARKQFCVDIAKKIEQKYGKVIQYKLFDQYYNMGDLIKNDMRSVNIAKKAMENLKIAVDVKPIRGGTDGSKITYMGLMCPNLFVGGENFHGQYEIACVEDMLKARDTVLEIISLSQE; translated from the coding sequence ATGGGCGAAACATTATTAAAAAGATTTATTCGTTATGCAAAAATAAATACAAGGTCAGATGAAAAAAGTTCTACTATACCTTCAACTAAGGTTCAAGAAAATTTTCTTTTTATGTTAAAAAGTGAGTTAGAAGAATTAGGCTTAGAAGATGTACATATTACAAAAGGTTGGTTTTTAACAGCAACTTTACCAGCAAATACTACAAAAAAATATGCCAAAGTAGGCTTTATATCACATGTTGATACAGCAGATTTCAATTCTATAGGAGTTAATCCTCAAATTATAGAAAAATATGATGGTAGTGACATTGTATTGAATAAAGAAAAAAATATAGTTATGACTGTTGAAAAATTTCCTAATTTAAAAAAGTATATAGGAAAAACATTAGTTACAACAGATGGGACAACTTTATTGGGGTCTGATGACAAATCTGGAATAGTTGCCATATTAGATGCTATAATTTATTTATTAAAACATCCTGAAATTGAACATGGAGAAATTCGTATTGCTTTTGGACCAGATGAAGAAATAGGTAGAGGAGCAGATAGTTTTGATATTAAAGATTTTAATTGTGATTATGCATATACTCTAGATGGAGGACCATTAGGTGAATTAGAATATGAAAGCTTTAATGCTGCACAAATTGAGTATAAAATAGAAGGAGTATCGGTTCATCCAGGTACAGCAAAAGATCAAATGATAAATGCTAATTTAATAGCAGTAGAATTAGCTAGCATGTTCCCTAAAAATGAAGTTCCAGAAAAAACAGAAGGGTATGAGGGCTTTTATTTGTTACATAATATGGAAACAAGAATAGAAGAAGCTAATATGACCTATATTATTAGAGATCATGATAAGAAAAAATTTGAAGCTAGAAAACAATTTTGTGTAGACATAGCAAAAAAAATAGAACAAAAATATGGAAAAGTTATACAATATAAGTTATTTGATCAATACTATAATATGGGAGATTTAATAAAAAATGATATGAGAAGTGTTAATATCGCCAAAAAAGCTATGGAAAATTTAAAAATAGCTGTTGATGTTAAACCAATAAGAGGAGGAACAGATGGTTCTAAGATAACATATATGGGTCTTATGTGCCCTAATCTTTTTGTTGGTGGAGAAAATTTTCATGGTCAATATGAAATAGCCTGTGTTGAAGATATGTTGAAAGCAAGAGATACAGTCTTAGAAATAATTAGTTTATCACAAGAATAA